Proteins from a single region of Desulfitibacter alkalitolerans DSM 16504:
- a CDS encoding energy-coupling factor ABC transporter ATP-binding protein, protein MKKPLIEVENLNFGYDKHCHALRDINLTITRGEMIAFTGKNGSGKTTLAKHFNGLLKPSSGRVLIDGNDTAKSTVSQLAQKVGYVFQNPDHQIFNDTVFDEVAFGPKNQGLRGRELEKLVIQSIEAVGLKSYRGEYPYRLSKGQRQRLALASVIAMESEIMVLDEPTTGLDYKEGLEIMELVKKLNTKGRTIIFITHDMGLVADYAKRMVVVSEGEILVDDIPRKIFAMEEVIKRAHLKIPEITQLAQRLGLSKRTILNDAELFQEIIIAVKEAKLNVLCS, encoded by the coding sequence TTGAAAAAACCCTTGATAGAGGTTGAAAACTTAAATTTTGGATATGATAAGCACTGCCATGCTTTAAGGGATATAAATTTGACCATTACTCGGGGAGAAATGATTGCCTTTACCGGAAAAAATGGCTCAGGCAAAACAACCCTTGCCAAGCATTTTAATGGTTTATTAAAGCCCAGTTCTGGACGTGTATTAATTGATGGAAATGATACGGCAAAAAGCACAGTCTCCCAGTTGGCCCAAAAGGTAGGATATGTATTTCAAAACCCAGACCATCAGATATTTAATGACACAGTATTTGACGAAGTTGCCTTTGGGCCTAAGAATCAAGGCTTAAGGGGCAGGGAACTGGAAAAGCTTGTAATCCAATCCATTGAAGCTGTAGGACTTAAAAGCTACCGTGGGGAATATCCCTATAGACTGTCCAAGGGTCAGAGACAAAGGCTTGCCCTTGCATCAGTCATAGCAATGGAAAGTGAAATAATGGTTCTGGATGAACCCACCACAGGCCTGGATTACAAAGAAGGACTGGAAATAATGGAGCTAGTAAAAAAGCTCAACACAAAGGGTCGTACCATAATATTCATTACCCACGATATGGGTTTGGTGGCTGATTACGCCAAAAGAATGGTAGTGGTTTCTGAGGGGGAAATATTGGTGGATGACATTCCGCGAAAAATATTTGCCATGGAAGAAGTCATAAAAAGGGCCCATTTAAAAATTCCTGAAATTACCCAATTAGCTCAAAGGCTTGGCCTTTCCAAGCGAACCATTTTAAATGATGCAGAACTCTTTCAGGAGATTATTATTGCTGTAAAGGAGGCTAAACTAAATGTCCTCTGTAGCTAG
- a CDS encoding energy-coupling factor transporter transmembrane component T family protein — protein MSSVASYITKSSLIHNLHPLTKIFGALWFLTLSIIVSSPVHLGFILLMVILCGFAARIPNEIIRSLKAISIFAFIIFLIQILFYKWGTVVFYMIPGVDWLPVTREGILFGIAIALRMMIILLSFIIFLSTTQTRDMMMVLVEKLKVPYDYAFMFVTSLRFIPTFMNEVAVIQEAQKARGYRIEGANPLRKIKSYLPIALPLVLISLAKGERLALAMETRAYNAGIPRTYLRQWRMEIKDGAAITFMLLALVLAVYIR, from the coding sequence ATGTCCTCTGTAGCTAGCTATATTACAAAAAGCTCCTTGATCCATAATCTGCATCCCTTGACCAAAATATTTGGTGCCCTGTGGTTTTTAACATTGAGCATTATAGTAAGCTCGCCAGTACATCTGGGGTTTATTTTGCTCATGGTCATATTATGCGGCTTTGCAGCCCGAATTCCTAATGAAATCATCAGGTCTCTTAAGGCAATAAGCATTTTTGCATTTATAATATTTTTAATTCAAATTCTTTTTTATAAGTGGGGAACGGTAGTTTTTTACATGATACCAGGAGTTGATTGGCTGCCTGTTACCAGGGAAGGTATCCTCTTTGGGATAGCCATTGCCCTTAGAATGATGATTATTTTGCTCAGCTTTATAATATTCCTTTCTACAACCCAGACAAGGGACATGATGATGGTACTTGTGGAGAAGTTAAAGGTGCCCTATGATTATGCTTTTATGTTTGTTACATCCCTTAGGTTTATCCCTACCTTTATGAATGAGGTAGCAGTAATTCAGGAGGCACAAAAGGCAAGGGGCTACAGGATTGAAGGGGCAAATCCCTTGAGAAAAATCAAGTCCTACCTGCCCATTGCCCTGCCATTGGTATTAATATCCTTGGCCAAGGGTGAAAGGCTGGCCCTGGCCATGGAAACCCGTGCCTATAATGCAGGCATACCCAGAACCTATTTAAGGCAGTGGAGGATGGAAATTAAGGATGGGGCTGCTATAACCTTCATGCTCCTGGCACTTGTACTGGCAGTTTATATCAGATAA